A single region of the Jatrophihabitans sp. GAS493 genome encodes:
- a CDS encoding NTP transferase domain-containing protein has protein sequence MPTTGIVLAAGAGTRLGGPKADLLLGGERLLDRAVRALADGGCDSVLVVLREGAAPPAGNGVRVVTNPDPGRGLASSLRLALAAADGDRVLSMVVDRPGISADAVARVHGVAGPIVVASFDGVRAHPVAIMREHWAEVAELADGDDGARTFMRRHPELVTEVACVGDPADIDTPEDLARWRQLIGD, from the coding sequence ATGCCGACCACCGGCATCGTGCTGGCCGCCGGAGCCGGGACGCGCCTCGGCGGCCCGAAGGCTGACCTGCTGCTCGGCGGTGAACGCCTCCTGGATCGGGCGGTGCGAGCGCTGGCCGACGGCGGCTGCGACTCCGTGCTGGTGGTGCTGCGCGAGGGGGCCGCGCCGCCGGCCGGAAACGGCGTGCGGGTGGTGACCAACCCCGACCCCGGTCGTGGACTGGCGTCCTCACTGCGCCTGGCGCTGGCTGCGGCCGACGGCGACCGGGTGCTGAGCATGGTCGTCGACCGCCCCGGGATCTCGGCTGATGCGGTCGCCCGGGTGCACGGGGTCGCCGGCCCGATCGTGGTGGCCAGCTTCGACGGGGTGCGGGCTCACCCGGTGGCGATCATGCGGGAGCATTGGGCCGAAGTGGCCGAGTTGGCCGACGGCGACGACGGTGCCCGTACGTTCATGCGGCGCCATCCGGAGTTGGTCACCGAGGTCGCCTGCGTGGGTGACCCGGCCGACATCGACACCCCGGAGGATCTCGCCCGCTGGCGGCAGCTCATCGGCGACTAG
- the rpe gene encoding ribulose-phosphate 3-epimerase, giving the protein MIAPSILSADFARLGEEADRVDNADWLHVDVMDAHFVPNLTLGLPVVKSLLKSTALPLDCHLMIDDPDRWAPGYAEAGAANVTFHIEAARDAVQTARAIRAAGALAGLSIKPGTPIEPYLEVLREFDTLLVMTVEPGFGGQSFMSEVLPKVRRARNEVTAGHLRLFIEVDGGIALDTIEAAAEAGADVFVAGSAVYDAADPHAAVTALRDRARPAMNGTGTGSGSGSGETSG; this is encoded by the coding sequence ATGATCGCGCCCAGCATCCTCTCCGCCGATTTCGCCCGGCTGGGTGAGGAGGCCGACCGGGTCGACAACGCGGACTGGCTGCACGTCGACGTAATGGACGCCCATTTCGTCCCGAACCTGACACTGGGCCTGCCGGTTGTGAAGAGCCTGCTGAAGTCCACCGCCCTGCCGCTGGACTGCCACCTCATGATCGACGACCCCGATCGCTGGGCTCCCGGCTACGCCGAGGCCGGTGCCGCGAACGTGACCTTTCACATCGAGGCCGCCCGCGACGCAGTTCAGACGGCGCGCGCCATCCGGGCCGCCGGCGCCCTAGCTGGGCTCTCCATCAAGCCGGGAACGCCGATCGAGCCCTATCTCGAGGTGCTGCGCGAGTTCGACACCCTGCTGGTCATGACCGTGGAGCCCGGCTTCGGGGGGCAGTCGTTCATGTCCGAGGTGCTACCGAAGGTGCGCCGGGCGCGCAACGAGGTGACGGCCGGGCACCTGCGGCTCTTCATCGAGGTGGACGGCGGCATCGCACTGGACACCATCGAGGCGGCGGCCGAGGCGGGGGCCGATGTATTTGTGGCCGGCTCCGCCGTCTACGACGCGGCCGATCCGCACGCAGCGGTCACCGCACTGCGCGACCGCGCCCGACCGGCCATGAACGGCACCGGCACCGGCAGCGGTTCGGGGTCGGGGGAGACGTCCGGATGA
- a CDS encoding riboflavin synthase gives MFTGIVEELGEVVDVTANGDSAVLTVRAALLGEIAHGASIAINGVCLTVVGQTPAGDERRLDFDVMAETLKRSVIGSLRVGDKVNLERAVRVDGRLDGHVVQGHVDGTGVVLLRTPGDAWESVRVGLPLDLARYVAEKGSIAVDGVSLTVTAVGDDWFEVGLIPETLRATTLGARAPGDPVNLEVDVLAKYAERLLSARLRPEGQA, from the coding sequence ATGTTTACCGGAATTGTCGAGGAGCTCGGCGAGGTCGTTGACGTCACCGCCAACGGCGACAGCGCCGTGCTTACCGTGCGCGCCGCGCTGCTGGGGGAGATCGCACACGGTGCGTCGATCGCGATCAACGGTGTCTGTCTCACCGTCGTCGGGCAGACGCCGGCCGGGGACGAGCGGCGGCTGGACTTCGACGTGATGGCCGAGACCCTCAAACGCAGCGTCATCGGCTCCCTGCGGGTCGGCGACAAGGTCAACCTGGAGCGTGCGGTACGGGTCGACGGCCGACTGGACGGGCATGTCGTGCAGGGGCACGTCGACGGAACCGGAGTGGTGCTTTTGCGCACACCCGGGGACGCATGGGAGTCCGTGCGGGTCGGTTTGCCACTAGATTTGGCCCGTTACGTCGCCGAGAAGGGCTCGATCGCAGTGGACGGTGTCTCACTGACGGTCACAGCTGTGGGCGACGACTGGTTTGAGGTCGGGTTGATCCCCGAGACGCTTCGGGCAACGACGCTCGGAGCCCGGGCACCGGGAGATCCGGTGAATCTGGAGGTGGATGTGCTCGCGAAGTACGCCGAACGGCTGCTCAGCGCGCGTCTGCGGCCGGAAGGACAGGCGTAG
- a CDS encoding RsmB/NOP family class I SAM-dependent RNA methyltransferase: MSDLAEQPPRRSGQRRRPQHTQQLTPQRAAPGTDHPEPDRARRVVFELLREVAELDAYANLVLPRLLSARHISGRDAAFATELGYGTLRAQGTLDAILSACVDRELSDIEPAVLDLLRLGAYQVLRTRIPPHAAVGTTVELARATRNGRASGFVNAVLRRVTRNDWDGWVDQLSAGLPALDRISLQTAHPRWIADAFADALAHPAGSAEEPAGNAAETELGETELAEALQADDARPQTHLVAWPGQISVAELVAEADGEPGPYSPYAVRMSGGDPASVAAIRARHAAVQDEGSQLCAIALTEAPLDGPDVAWLDLCSGPGGKTALLAAIGAPRGVRLTANELHPHRAELVAKATISWPVQIQVGDARQLRGAADLNGPAAGFDRVLLDAPCSGLGALRRRPEARWRREPSDILELAPLQGQLLDSALRLVRPGGVVAYVTCSPHRGETVQVIEAALQRHPGTFDVLDARPSFPGVDQLGTGPFVQLWPHRHGTDAMFCALLRRRS; encoded by the coding sequence CTGAGCGACTTGGCTGAACAGCCGCCCCGGCGGTCGGGTCAGCGGCGCCGCCCACAGCACACCCAGCAGCTCACCCCCCAGCGGGCCGCGCCGGGCACTGATCATCCGGAGCCGGATCGGGCCCGGCGGGTCGTCTTCGAACTGCTGCGCGAAGTAGCCGAGCTGGACGCCTACGCCAACCTGGTCCTGCCGCGGCTGCTGAGTGCGCGGCACATCTCCGGGCGCGACGCCGCCTTCGCCACCGAGTTGGGCTACGGCACGCTGCGGGCCCAGGGGACGCTGGATGCCATCCTGAGCGCCTGCGTCGACCGGGAACTGAGCGACATCGAACCGGCCGTCCTCGACCTTCTCCGGCTGGGGGCCTACCAGGTCCTGCGCACCCGGATTCCCCCGCATGCGGCCGTCGGCACCACTGTCGAGCTGGCTCGGGCCACCCGCAACGGACGGGCCTCCGGGTTCGTCAACGCCGTGCTTCGGCGAGTGACACGCAACGATTGGGACGGCTGGGTGGATCAACTCAGCGCCGGGCTCCCCGCCCTGGACCGAATCTCCCTGCAGACCGCCCACCCACGCTGGATCGCGGACGCCTTCGCCGACGCACTGGCCCATCCCGCTGGGTCGGCCGAGGAACCCGCCGGCAATGCAGCCGAAACCGAGCTGGGCGAGACCGAGCTGGCCGAAGCGCTGCAGGCTGATGACGCCCGACCGCAGACCCATCTCGTCGCCTGGCCCGGCCAGATCAGCGTCGCTGAACTCGTCGCCGAGGCCGATGGCGAACCCGGCCCGTACTCGCCGTACGCCGTCCGAATGTCCGGCGGCGACCCGGCATCGGTTGCCGCGATCCGGGCCCGGCACGCCGCGGTGCAGGACGAGGGATCTCAACTGTGTGCGATCGCGCTCACCGAGGCGCCGCTGGACGGGCCGGATGTGGCCTGGCTTGACCTCTGCTCCGGGCCGGGTGGCAAGACCGCGCTGCTGGCCGCAATCGGTGCGCCGCGGGGGGTACGCCTCACGGCGAACGAGCTTCATCCGCACCGGGCCGAACTCGTCGCCAAGGCGACCATCTCCTGGCCGGTGCAGATCCAGGTCGGCGACGCCCGCCAGCTCCGCGGCGCGGCTGACCTGAACGGCCCGGCCGCCGGCTTCGACCGGGTACTCCTGGACGCGCCCTGCAGTGGTCTGGGCGCCCTGCGCCGCCGGCCGGAGGCGCGCTGGCGCCGCGAGCCTTCCGACATTCTCGAACTGGCTCCGCTGCAGGGTCAGCTCCTCGACTCGGCCCTTCGCCTGGTCCGCCCCGGCGGCGTGGTCGCCTATGTGACCTGTTCGCCCCATCGCGGCGAGACGGTGCAGGTCATCGAGGCGGCGCTGCAGCGGCACCCCGGCACCTTCGACGTGCTGGACGCGCGCCCCAGTTTTCCCGGGGTTGACCAGCTCGGAACCGGGCCGTTCGTGCAGTTGTGGCCACATCGACACGGTACGGACGCCATGTTCTGCGCGTTGCTTCGCCGCCGCTCGTAG
- a CDS encoding bifunctional 3,4-dihydroxy-2-butanone-4-phosphate synthase/GTP cyclohydrolase II produces the protein MTALLDPVERAIADIKAGKAVVVIDDEDRENEGDLIFAAELATPELVAFMVRYSSGYICVPLTEADADRLDLPPMFRVNQDRRGTAYAVTVDAREGIGTGISATDRAHTIRLLANPETSSADLSRPGHIVPLRAKDGGVLRRPGHTEAAVDLAVLAGLSPVGVLCEVVSEKDPAGMARADELRVFADEHGLSLISIADLIAYRRRFDKLIERVATARVPLAAGEFTAVGYSSSYDDREHVAFVYGDIGDGEDVLVRVHSECLTGDVFGSLRCDCGPQLHAALSAVAAEGRGVVLYIRGHEGRGIGLLHKLQAYQLQDSGSDTLDANLELGLPADARDYGTGAQILVDLGIHTMRLLSNNPAKRAGLEGYGLKIVGQVPLPAHINPENLRYLQTKRDRMGHELNLDHAHIDGRALHGGTVETTRSEPTNEPQGSDL, from the coding sequence ATGACCGCACTACTCGATCCCGTGGAACGGGCCATCGCCGACATCAAGGCCGGAAAAGCGGTCGTGGTGATCGACGACGAGGACCGTGAGAACGAAGGCGACCTCATCTTCGCCGCCGAGTTGGCGACACCCGAACTGGTGGCCTTCATGGTTCGCTACAGCTCGGGCTATATCTGCGTCCCGCTCACCGAGGCCGATGCCGATCGACTCGACCTGCCGCCCATGTTCCGGGTCAATCAAGACCGGCGCGGCACCGCCTACGCGGTCACCGTCGATGCCCGAGAAGGCATCGGGACCGGTATCTCGGCCACCGACCGTGCGCACACCATCCGGCTGCTGGCCAACCCCGAGACCAGCTCGGCCGACCTCTCCCGTCCGGGACACATCGTGCCGCTGCGGGCCAAGGACGGCGGCGTGCTCCGCCGTCCGGGCCACACCGAGGCCGCCGTCGACCTGGCCGTGCTGGCCGGCTTGAGCCCGGTTGGCGTGCTCTGCGAAGTCGTCAGTGAGAAGGACCCGGCCGGCATGGCCCGGGCCGACGAACTACGGGTTTTCGCCGATGAGCATGGGCTTTCGCTCATCTCCATCGCCGATCTGATCGCTTACCGGCGCCGTTTCGACAAGCTCATCGAGCGGGTCGCCACGGCGCGGGTTCCGCTCGCCGCGGGGGAGTTCACCGCGGTCGGCTACTCCAGCTCCTATGACGACCGCGAGCATGTCGCCTTCGTCTACGGGGATATCGGTGACGGCGAGGACGTTCTGGTGCGGGTGCACTCCGAATGCCTCACCGGCGACGTCTTCGGGTCGCTTCGCTGTGACTGCGGCCCCCAGCTGCACGCCGCCCTCTCGGCGGTGGCGGCCGAGGGACGAGGTGTCGTGCTCTACATCCGAGGCCACGAAGGTCGCGGCATCGGGCTACTGCACAAGCTGCAGGCCTACCAGCTGCAGGACTCCGGAAGTGACACGCTGGACGCCAATCTGGAGCTCGGCCTGCCGGCCGACGCGCGGGACTACGGCACCGGCGCGCAGATCCTGGTCGACCTCGGCATTCACACGATGCGGCTGCTCTCCAACAATCCGGCCAAGCGGGCCGGCCTGGAGGGTTACGGCCTCAAGATCGTCGGGCAGGTGCCGCTGCCGGCCCACATCAACCCGGAGAACCTTCGGTATCTGCAGACGAAGCGGGACCGGATGGGCCACGAGCTGAACCTCGATCACGCACACATCGACGGGCGCGCGCTGCACGGCGGAACAGTCGAGACGACGCGCAGCGAGCCGACGAACGAGCCGCAGGGGAGTGACCTATGA
- the ribH gene encoding 6,7-dimethyl-8-ribityllumazine synthase → MSGAGAPALEAVVGAEGLKVAVIASSWHEVVMDGLLDGTRRALADAHVAEVTELRVPGTFELPVAAARLAGSGFDAIVALGVVVRGGTPHFEYVCSAATDGLTEVAVRYGVPVGFGVLTCDTDEQAIDRAGLPGSHEDKGYEAAAAALQTAVILAAYARPAQLAQPVSS, encoded by the coding sequence ATGAGTGGCGCCGGAGCACCGGCACTGGAGGCCGTCGTCGGCGCCGAGGGCCTGAAGGTGGCTGTCATCGCCTCGAGCTGGCATGAAGTGGTCATGGACGGCCTGCTCGACGGAACCCGCCGGGCCCTGGCGGACGCGCATGTCGCAGAGGTGACCGAGTTGCGGGTGCCGGGCACCTTCGAGCTTCCGGTCGCGGCGGCCCGGCTGGCCGGCAGCGGGTTCGACGCCATCGTCGCGCTGGGTGTCGTGGTGCGCGGTGGCACCCCTCATTTCGAGTACGTCTGTTCGGCGGCCACTGACGGCCTGACCGAGGTGGCCGTGCGTTACGGCGTCCCGGTCGGCTTCGGTGTACTGACCTGTGACACCGACGAGCAGGCCATCGACCGGGCCGGCCTGCCCGGCTCGCATGAGGACAAGGGATATGAGGCGGCCGCGGCCGCGCTGCAGACCGCGGTGATTCTGGCCGCCTACGCCCGGCCGGCTCAACTCGCTCAGCCGGTCTCCAGCTAG
- a CDS encoding YciI family protein, translating to MAKYMLIMRGTDESVAKMMDTPFDQMLETVGRFNDELIQAGVLLAAEGLDDPSQGVVVDYSAEAPVVTDGPYGETKELFGGFYLIDVASKEEAVEWAKRMPAIAGSKCEIRRVPGIEEFPPENEWVAKERVWRERTGQL from the coding sequence ATGGCGAAGTACATGTTGATCATGCGGGGCACAGACGAGTCCGTCGCGAAGATGATGGATACGCCATTTGACCAGATGCTCGAGACCGTGGGTCGCTTCAACGACGAGTTGATCCAGGCCGGTGTGCTACTCGCCGCCGAGGGCCTCGACGACCCGAGCCAGGGTGTCGTGGTCGACTACAGCGCGGAGGCTCCGGTGGTCACCGACGGACCATACGGCGAGACGAAGGAGCTCTTCGGTGGCTTCTATCTGATCGACGTGGCGTCGAAGGAGGAGGCCGTCGAGTGGGCGAAGCGGATGCCGGCGATCGCCGGGTCGAAGTGCGAGATCCGGCGCGTGCCGGGGATCGAGGAATTCCCGCCGGAGAACGAGTGGGTGGCCAAGGAGCGCGTCTGGCGGGAGCGGACGGGGCAGCTGTAA
- the fmt gene encoding methionyl-tRNA formyltransferase, whose product MRLLFAGTPQPAVASLQALLDSPRHEVVGVLTRPAARSGRGRRESISPVQALAEKHGLPVLSPQRTTDPEFVAALTRLQPDCCPVVAYGALLREPALSLPRHGWVNLHFSLLPAWRGAAPVQHAILAGDEITGASTFRIEAGLDTGPVFGVVTEAIDPADTAADLLDRLAISGADLLVATMDGIADGSLRPVEQPGDGVSLAPKIEVDDAKVDFEAPAQRVDRLIRACSPNPGAWTIWRGDRLKLGPVRLLTERSLAPGEIRADKQQVSVGTATADVALSTVQPAGKRPTNAADWARGARIEAAERLG is encoded by the coding sequence GTGAGGCTCCTCTTCGCCGGCACCCCACAGCCCGCGGTCGCGTCCCTGCAGGCCTTGCTCGACTCCCCTCGACACGAGGTGGTCGGCGTACTCACCCGTCCGGCCGCCCGCTCGGGCCGCGGGCGTCGCGAGAGCATCTCGCCCGTACAGGCACTGGCGGAGAAGCACGGGCTGCCGGTGCTGAGCCCGCAGCGCACCACCGATCCTGAGTTCGTCGCCGCCCTGACCCGGCTTCAGCCCGACTGCTGCCCGGTAGTCGCCTACGGTGCCCTGCTGCGCGAGCCGGCGCTGAGCCTGCCTCGACACGGCTGGGTGAACCTGCACTTCTCGCTGCTACCGGCCTGGCGGGGCGCGGCGCCCGTGCAGCACGCCATCCTGGCCGGCGACGAGATCACCGGCGCCTCTACGTTTCGGATCGAGGCGGGCCTGGACACCGGGCCGGTCTTCGGCGTCGTGACCGAAGCCATCGACCCGGCCGACACCGCGGCGGACCTCCTCGACCGGCTCGCGATCAGCGGCGCTGACCTATTGGTCGCGACGATGGACGGTATCGCTGACGGCTCGCTGCGCCCGGTGGAACAGCCCGGCGACGGTGTCTCGCTGGCCCCGAAGATCGAGGTCGACGACGCCAAGGTCGACTTCGAAGCACCGGCGCAGCGCGTAGATCGTCTGATCCGTGCCTGCTCACCCAACCCAGGGGCGTGGACTATCTGGCGCGGGGATCGTCTGAAGCTGGGCCCGGTGCGTCTGCTCACCGAGCGCTCGCTGGCTCCCGGTGAGATTCGGGCCGACAAGCAGCAGGTCAGCGTCGGGACGGCCACCGCCGACGTCGCGCTCAGCACCGTCCAGCCGGCTGGGAAGCGTCCGACGAATGCGGCTGATTGGGCGCGGGGCGCTCGTATCGAGGCGGCTGAGCGACTTGGCTGA
- a CDS encoding XdhC/CoxI family protein translates to MLGVIGEVAEWAAGGKVAAVATVVRTWSSAPRQPGSALAVLSSGDVIGSVSGGCVEGAVYDLGQQVLTSGEPALVRYGVADDDAMAVGLTCGGTIELFVEAVSSARFPALGQLAESVRTGEAVALATLVGGRDDVGARMVIWRDRCVGGLGSARLDAAVTDDVRGMLENGVTATLHLGADGERLDEELTIFVESFLPPPRLYIFGATDFAAALAGMGKYLGYRVTVCDARPVFATAARFRDADEVVVEWPHRFLASAEVDRRTAICVLTHDPKFDVPLLEVALRGPAGYVGAMGSRRTSSDRLALLRARGLSDAELERLRGPVGLDLGARTPQETAVSIAAEIVASRWGGSGRPLADLASRIHRNPAGSGPREDSNG, encoded by the coding sequence ATGCTCGGCGTGATCGGCGAGGTCGCCGAATGGGCGGCCGGCGGGAAGGTCGCCGCCGTCGCCACGGTGGTGCGAACCTGGAGCAGCGCTCCCCGTCAACCCGGTTCAGCGTTGGCCGTCCTCTCCAGCGGTGACGTGATCGGAAGTGTCTCCGGCGGCTGCGTCGAGGGTGCCGTCTACGACCTCGGACAGCAGGTCCTGACGAGCGGCGAGCCCGCCCTTGTCCGCTACGGCGTGGCCGACGACGATGCGATGGCGGTCGGGCTCACCTGTGGCGGCACCATCGAACTCTTCGTCGAAGCGGTCAGCTCGGCTCGCTTCCCGGCCCTCGGGCAGCTGGCTGAATCGGTCAGGACCGGCGAAGCGGTCGCACTGGCCACGCTGGTCGGCGGCCGCGACGACGTGGGCGCGCGCATGGTCATCTGGCGCGACCGCTGCGTCGGCGGTCTCGGCTCAGCTCGCCTGGACGCCGCCGTCACCGACGATGTCCGCGGAATGCTGGAGAACGGGGTCACCGCGACCCTGCACCTCGGCGCCGACGGTGAACGTCTCGACGAGGAACTCACCATCTTCGTCGAGTCATTCCTACCGCCGCCGCGGCTCTACATCTTCGGAGCGACCGACTTCGCCGCCGCGTTGGCCGGAATGGGGAAGTATCTCGGCTACCGGGTGACCGTCTGTGACGCCCGGCCCGTCTTCGCGACCGCGGCCCGCTTCCGCGACGCCGACGAGGTTGTCGTCGAATGGCCTCATCGCTTCCTGGCCTCGGCGGAGGTCGACCGCCGCACCGCGATCTGCGTGCTGACGCACGACCCGAAGTTCGACGTACCGCTGCTGGAGGTGGCGCTGCGTGGTCCGGCTGGTTACGTCGGCGCGATGGGTAGCCGCCGGACGAGCTCTGATCGATTGGCCCTGCTGCGTGCCCGCGGCCTCAGCGACGCCGAGTTGGAGAGGCTCCGCGGACCGGTCGGTCTGGACCTCGGCGCGCGGACGCCGCAGGAGACGGCCGTCTCGATCGCGGCCGAGATCGTGGCTTCACGCTGGGGTGGGAGCGGGCGCCCACTGGCTGATCTGGCCAGCCGCATTCACCGCAATCCGGCCGGATCCGGGCCGCGTGAGGACAGCAATGGGTAG
- the def gene encoding peptide deformylase, with protein MTVQTIRLFGDPVLRTPAAPVTDFDKELRRLVADLTDTMNDAPGAGLAAPQIGVGLRVFTYNVGEDQHGHLINPVLHFPSDEEQDGPEGCLSIPDLSFDCRRKLHVVAHGQNEYGDPVTVEGSQLLARCVQHETDHLDGVLFVDRLDQATRKEAMKAIRESEWSGLAAPTVRVSPHPTFGRAL; from the coding sequence GTGACTGTGCAGACAATCCGACTTTTCGGCGATCCGGTGCTGCGCACCCCAGCCGCACCCGTGACCGACTTCGACAAGGAATTGCGCCGTCTCGTCGCTGATCTGACCGACACGATGAACGATGCGCCGGGGGCCGGCCTGGCCGCCCCGCAGATCGGCGTCGGGCTGCGCGTCTTCACCTACAACGTCGGCGAGGACCAGCACGGACATCTGATCAACCCGGTGCTGCACTTTCCCTCCGACGAGGAGCAGGACGGACCGGAGGGGTGCCTCTCGATCCCAGATCTGAGCTTCGACTGCCGCCGCAAGCTGCACGTGGTCGCTCATGGCCAGAACGAGTACGGCGATCCGGTCACCGTCGAAGGCAGCCAGCTGCTGGCCCGCTGCGTGCAGCATGAGACCGATCACCTCGACGGAGTGCTCTTCGTCGACCGGCTGGATCAGGCCACCCGCAAGGAAGCGATGAAGGCGATCCGCGAGTCCGAGTGGTCCGGCCTCGCGGCGCCGACGGTCCGCGTCAGCCCGCATCCAACCTTCGGACGCGCGCTGTGA
- the ribD gene encoding bifunctional diaminohydroxyphosphoribosylaminopyrimidine deaminase/5-amino-6-(5-phosphoribosylamino)uracil reductase RibD has protein sequence MSLTEVEQAAMHRALVLGETVRGTTSPNPAVGAVILDHSGHLVGEGATAPAGGPHAEVQALTSAGPAARGGTAVVTLEPCAHTGRTGPCAQALITAGVAKVIFAVTDPNPEASGGGEFLRAAGVEVLAGVEVDAARAGALRPWLHAVRSGRPFVTWKFASTLDGRVAAADGTSRWITSALSRSDVHALRASVDAIVVGSGTVLADDPQLTVRLDDRIATHQPLRVLLDRRHRVPDSSQIFDSSAETLVLDTAVPRFALKALFDRGVRHVLLEGGPTLAGAFIEDGCVDEVVAYLAPTLLGAGPSALGDAGINTITEALSLEMETVERIGNDLKIVARPTHAPTHEPSPHPDSQHHEPPKSEQEVPPQSGVDEHHQSARERLRQGIAEEEQ, from the coding sequence ATGAGCCTCACCGAGGTCGAACAGGCGGCGATGCACCGGGCGCTCGTACTGGGCGAGACGGTCCGTGGCACGACCAGCCCGAACCCGGCCGTCGGCGCCGTGATCCTGGACCACTCTGGACACCTGGTCGGCGAGGGCGCGACCGCGCCGGCCGGCGGGCCGCACGCCGAGGTGCAGGCGCTGACCTCGGCCGGCCCGGCCGCCCGCGGCGGAACCGCCGTGGTCACGCTCGAACCCTGCGCCCACACCGGGCGCACCGGTCCATGCGCCCAGGCTCTGATCACGGCCGGAGTCGCCAAGGTGATCTTCGCCGTGACCGATCCGAACCCCGAGGCCTCCGGCGGCGGTGAATTCCTGCGAGCGGCCGGGGTGGAGGTACTCGCCGGCGTCGAGGTCGACGCCGCCCGGGCCGGCGCACTTCGCCCCTGGCTGCACGCGGTCCGCAGCGGGCGACCATTCGTGACGTGGAAGTTCGCCAGCACTCTCGACGGCCGCGTCGCCGCCGCCGACGGGACCTCGCGCTGGATCACCTCCGCGCTCTCGCGCAGCGACGTGCATGCGCTGCGAGCCAGCGTCGACGCGATCGTGGTCGGCAGCGGAACAGTGCTGGCCGACGACCCCCAGCTCACCGTCCGCCTCGATGACCGGATCGCCACTCATCAGCCACTGCGCGTGCTCCTCGACCGGCGGCACCGGGTGCCGGACTCCTCGCAGATCTTCGACAGTTCCGCCGAGACGCTGGTCCTCGACACCGCCGTGCCCCGCTTCGCCCTGAAGGCACTCTTCGACCGGGGCGTGCGGCACGTTCTCCTGGAGGGAGGCCCTACGCTGGCCGGGGCCTTCATCGAGGACGGCTGTGTGGACGAGGTGGTGGCCTACCTCGCACCGACCCTGCTCGGGGCCGGCCCGTCAGCTTTGGGTGACGCGGGAATCAACACGATCACCGAAGCGCTGTCACTGGAGATGGAGACGGTGGAGCGGATCGGCAACGATCTCAAGATCGTGGCCCGCCCGACCCATGCTCCAACCCATGAACCGTCCCCGCACCCAGACAGCCAGCACCACGAACCGCCGAAGTCAGAGCAAGAAGTTCCACCGCAGAGCGGCGTCGACGAGCATCACCAGTCGGCCCGCGAGAGACTGCGGCAGGGTATCGCCGAAGAGGAGCAGTAG